The following are encoded together in the Planctobacterium marinum genome:
- the metG gene encoding methionine--tRNA ligase translates to MTTETRKILVTSALPYANGSIHLGHLLEHIQTDIWTRFQKLRGHECYSVCADDAHGTPVMLKAAELGITPEEMVRRTQAEHQQDLADFLVSYDNYHNTHSEENKELCEMVYLRAKERGYIKQRTISQLFDPEKQMFLPDRFVKGTCPQCGAEDQNGDSCDSCGATYSPTELKNPKSVVSGAEPVLKDSEHYFFDLPQFEDMLQDWLKGSSVQAEIANKLQEWFEQGLQQWDISRDAPYFGFEIPGAPNKFFYVWVDAPVGYMASFKNFCASNNLDFDSFWNKDSDAELYHFIGKDITYFHCLFWPAMLEAAELRKPTGVNVHGFVTVNGAKMSKSKGTFIKARTYLDHLEPEYLRYYFASKLNDGVTDIDLNFEDFVQKNNADLVGKVVNIASRCAGFISKRFDGKLAANLPETGLLEEFQAASEGIAQSFEGRQYHKAIRDIMALADKANQYIDAQAPWVTIKDENLQEQTHQVCSLGINLFRILMTWLKPVLPVLAEKTEQFLNSELTWSGIQSPLLGHNINKFKALMQRIDAEKVEKMVEASKEDLQAKVTVDPDSPLAKDPIGETIEFADFAKVDLRVARIAKAEHVEGADKLLRFELDLGGETRQVFAGIKSAYQPEDLVGKMTVMVANLAPRKMRFGMSEGMVLAAGPGGQDLWILEPHEGAQPGMKVK, encoded by the coding sequence ATGACCACAGAAACGCGTAAAATTCTGGTAACCAGTGCTTTACCTTACGCCAATGGCTCTATTCACCTTGGCCATTTGCTTGAGCACATCCAGACTGATATCTGGACACGATTCCAAAAACTGCGTGGACACGAATGTTACAGTGTTTGCGCCGACGATGCCCACGGCACGCCCGTGATGTTAAAAGCGGCTGAGTTAGGCATTACGCCCGAAGAAATGGTGCGCCGTACCCAAGCTGAGCACCAGCAAGATTTGGCGGATTTTTTAGTCTCTTACGACAACTATCACAACACCCACTCTGAAGAAAACAAAGAGCTGTGTGAGATGGTGTATCTGCGCGCTAAAGAGCGCGGCTATATCAAGCAGCGTACTATCAGCCAGTTGTTTGACCCGGAAAAACAGATGTTTTTACCGGATCGCTTTGTAAAAGGTACTTGCCCACAATGTGGCGCTGAAGATCAAAACGGCGATAGCTGTGATAGTTGTGGTGCCACCTACAGCCCCACGGAACTGAAAAATCCCAAGTCTGTGGTATCAGGTGCTGAGCCGGTACTGAAAGACTCTGAGCATTACTTCTTTGATTTGCCACAATTCGAAGACATGTTGCAAGACTGGTTAAAGGGCTCTTCGGTACAAGCAGAAATCGCCAACAAGCTGCAAGAGTGGTTTGAGCAAGGCTTGCAGCAATGGGACATCAGCCGTGATGCCCCTTATTTTGGTTTTGAGATCCCAGGTGCGCCCAACAAGTTCTTTTATGTTTGGGTAGATGCGCCAGTAGGCTACATGGCCAGCTTTAAGAATTTCTGTGCCAGCAACAATCTCGACTTTGATAGCTTCTGGAACAAAGACAGTGATGCTGAGCTTTACCACTTTATCGGTAAAGACATTACCTACTTCCACTGTCTGTTCTGGCCTGCCATGCTGGAAGCTGCTGAATTGCGCAAACCCACCGGGGTTAACGTGCACGGTTTTGTCACTGTGAACGGCGCAAAAATGTCAAAGTCCAAAGGTACCTTTATCAAAGCCCGTACCTATCTGGATCATCTTGAGCCGGAATACCTGCGTTATTACTTTGCCTCAAAACTCAATGATGGCGTCACCGATATCGACCTGAATTTCGAAGACTTCGTACAGAAAAATAACGCCGACCTGGTGGGTAAAGTGGTGAATATCGCCAGTCGCTGTGCGGGTTTTATCAGTAAAAGGTTTGATGGCAAATTAGCTGCCAACCTGCCCGAAACTGGACTACTTGAAGAGTTCCAGGCGGCATCCGAGGGCATTGCGCAATCGTTTGAGGGGCGTCAATACCACAAGGCGATTCGAGATATCATGGCACTGGCTGATAAAGCCAACCAATACATTGATGCACAAGCTCCCTGGGTAACGATAAAAGACGAGAACCTGCAAGAACAAACCCATCAGGTGTGTTCTTTAGGTATCAACCTGTTCCGTATTTTGATGACCTGGCTGAAACCCGTACTGCCGGTGTTAGCTGAAAAGACCGAGCAGTTCCTCAATAGTGAACTCACCTGGTCAGGAATTCAAAGCCCGTTATTAGGCCACAATATCAATAAATTTAAAGCCTTGATGCAACGCATTGACGCTGAAAAAGTGGAGAAGATGGTGGAAGCCTCCAAAGAAGATTTACAAGCGAAAGTGACGGTTGATCCCGATAGCCCATTGGCCAAAGATCCCATTGGCGAGACTATCGAATTTGCCGATTTTGCCAAAGTAGACTTGCGGGTTGCCCGCATCGCCAAAGCAGAGCACGTTGAAGGTGCCGATAAACTATTGCGTTTTGAACTGGATCTTGGCGGTGAAACTCGTCAGGTATTCGCAGGTATCAAGAGTGCTTATCAGCCGGAAGATCTGGTGGGCAAAATGACCGTAATGGTGGCCAACCTGGCACCTCGCAAAATGCGTTTTGGCATGTCAGAAGGCATGGTGCTCGCTGCCGGACCTGGCGGTCAAGACCTGTGGATATTAGAACCCCACGAAGGTGCACAGCCGGGCATGAAGGTTAAATAA
- the dcd gene encoding dCTP deaminase codes for MRLCDKDIIRYLKDGAISISPTPEENMISGVTVDIRLGNKFRVFEDHQAPYIDLSGPKAEVAAQLEAVMSDEIELEDGKAFFLHPGELALAVTYESVTLPANIVGWLDGRSSLARLGLMVHVTAHRIDPGWSGNIVLEFFNSGKLPLALRPKMKIGALSFEVLSDYAERPYNARLDAKYKGQDGAIASRISDDEKGDS; via the coding sequence ATGAGGCTTTGCGATAAGGACATAATCAGATATCTGAAGGATGGTGCTATTAGCATCTCTCCCACACCTGAAGAAAACATGATCAGCGGGGTTACCGTTGATATTCGTTTAGGTAATAAGTTTCGCGTGTTTGAAGATCACCAGGCGCCTTACATTGACTTAAGCGGCCCTAAAGCCGAAGTTGCCGCGCAGCTTGAAGCGGTGATGAGTGACGAGATTGAGCTGGAAGACGGCAAAGCCTTTTTCCTGCATCCCGGTGAACTCGCGCTTGCGGTTACTTATGAGTCAGTAACGCTACCGGCTAACATTGTAGGTTGGTTAGATGGCCGTTCCTCCCTGGCGCGCTTAGGCTTAATGGTACATGTTACTGCGCACCGAATTGATCCGGGCTGGTCTGGCAACATCGTATTGGAATTTTTTAATAGCGGTAAACTGCCCCTGGCATTGCGCCCTAAAATGAAAATTGGCGCACTGAGCTTTGAGGTGTTATCTGATTATGCTGAGCGGCCCTACAACGCCCGCCTTGATGCGAAATACAAGGGCCAAGATGGTGCAATTGCCAGTCGGATCAGCGATGATGAAAAGGGCGATTCTTAA
- a CDS encoding tetratricopeptide repeat protein, with product MMKRAILNRQLFVLLAVALIQACATVAPVSVDFQPEQYDAFFPGFENVETIPQDTIFYLNDKSKAYVRERAAMAETSEDKALTLINDLMSPSQLALDYVYGANTVAQETFDNGTANCLSLTILAYAMAQEAELDVRFQEVFEQESWNQAGEFDLANGHVNLLVARKPRFSFVPGMVSQRRTYTVDFFPESREGRAKTKELSKTQIESYFYSNIGARAMIDGQYNRAWANFRIALSLFPQDSSAWNNLALLLSRQGALNEAIVALQTATELDNKNTSAWENLAGMLKKSGDTEAAENISERLNRIRLDNPNHHVRLGNRHFLNEDWQEAENAYRKSLRLQNNNHLAWFGLAKVAAQAGDEQQVREYLSKAKESANSEGFARRYARKLHALNETL from the coding sequence ATGATGAAAAGGGCGATTCTTAACCGCCAGCTCTTTGTTTTACTTGCGGTGGCACTGATACAAGCCTGTGCCACCGTGGCCCCTGTGTCGGTAGACTTTCAGCCGGAGCAATACGACGCTTTCTTTCCAGGTTTTGAAAACGTAGAAACCATCCCCCAAGACACCATTTTTTATCTCAACGATAAAAGCAAAGCCTATGTGCGAGAGCGGGCTGCTATGGCTGAAACCAGCGAAGATAAAGCGTTAACTCTGATCAACGATCTAATGTCGCCATCACAGTTAGCACTGGACTACGTCTATGGTGCTAATACCGTTGCTCAGGAAACCTTTGATAACGGTACAGCTAATTGTTTGAGTCTCACTATCCTGGCTTACGCCATGGCCCAAGAGGCAGAGCTAGATGTGCGCTTTCAGGAAGTGTTTGAACAAGAGTCGTGGAATCAGGCGGGAGAGTTTGATTTAGCCAACGGCCACGTCAATTTATTAGTGGCGAGAAAACCACGCTTTAGTTTTGTGCCGGGCATGGTGTCGCAAAGGCGCACCTACACCGTTGATTTTTTCCCGGAATCCAGAGAGGGTAGGGCGAAGACCAAGGAGCTGAGCAAAACCCAGATTGAGTCCTATTTTTATTCTAACATTGGTGCGCGCGCCATGATCGACGGGCAGTACAATCGCGCATGGGCGAATTTTCGCATTGCGCTGAGTTTATTTCCACAAGACTCCTCCGCCTGGAACAATTTGGCTTTGCTGTTGAGCCGACAAGGCGCATTGAATGAAGCCATTGTGGCATTGCAAACGGCAACCGAGTTAGATAATAAAAACACTTCCGCATGGGAAAATCTGGCGGGCATGTTGAAAAAGTCCGGCGACACTGAGGCTGCAGAGAACATCTCAGAGAGACTCAACCGTATCCGCCTGGACAACCCTAATCATCATGTTCGCCTGGGCAACCGGCATTTTCTCAATGAAGACTGGCAGGAGGCTGAAAACGCTTACCGCAAAAGCCTGCGTTTGCAAAATAATAACCACTTAGCTTGGTTTGGGTTAGCTAAAGTCGCTGCCCAAGCAGGTGATGAGCAGCAGGTGCGGGAGTATCTGAGTAAAGCCAAAGAGAGCGCCAATAGCGAAGGTTTCGCCCGTCGCTATGCGCGTAAACTACACGCCCTTAATGAGACGCTTTAA
- a CDS encoding DUF6435 family protein has translation MFGLFKSDPTKKLRKQYDAKLEKAMLAQRRGDIKTYSMLTAEAEELWAEIEKLKASH, from the coding sequence ATGTTCGGTTTATTTAAATCAGATCCCACTAAGAAATTACGCAAGCAATACGATGCCAAGCTAGAGAAAGCTATGCTGGCGCAGCGTCGTGGCGATATTAAAACTTATTCCATGCTGACTGCCGAAGCCGAAGAGCTTTGGGCAGAGATAGAGAAGCTTAAAGCGTCTCATTAA